The Pseudomonadota bacterium genome has a window encoding:
- the rpoN gene encoding RNA polymerase factor sigma-54, with product MALGPRLDLRQKQSLVMTPQMQQAVKLLALSNLEMESYLNEALEKNPLLESEAVNDTPGQPAGESASGPAGDSGGDGAGDNGAEGGEPPSEGADTLIAAGAGEADAPLDSNSDVDVFHHDSASDMMGSSALGASGPGGSGEGADWENMLADSMTLQDHLREQMGAQVEGEDMLIADLIIGHVDDSGYLRADALALAQQLGTSVDRVEAVIARVQQCDPSGVGARSLSECMAIQAREADRYDPAMARLIDNLDLVARRDIARLKRICRVDEDDVIDMIAELRDYQPRPGAAFAGAAAAPVVPDVFVRARAGATGWHIEMNPATLPRLLINRRYHAELSEGIQDKASKAWLNECLNDASWLIRTLDQRQRTITKVATEIVKRQEGFFHEGVAQLKPLTLRQIADAIEMHESTISRVTSNKYLNCDRGTFELKYFFTTAIQSADGGEAVSSSAVKDALKTLIDNEDPKKILSDDKLVAMLKEQGYDIARRTVAKYREAMHLGSSVQRRREKAMLAK from the coding sequence ATGGCGCTAGGTCCACGTCTCGATCTCAGGCAGAAACAGTCGCTGGTAATGACGCCGCAAATGCAGCAGGCGGTCAAGCTGCTGGCGCTGTCCAATCTGGAGATGGAGAGCTATCTCAACGAGGCGCTGGAAAAGAACCCGCTGCTCGAAAGCGAAGCCGTCAATGACACGCCGGGGCAACCGGCAGGAGAGAGTGCTTCCGGGCCCGCCGGTGATAGTGGCGGCGATGGTGCCGGTGACAATGGCGCGGAGGGTGGCGAACCCCCGTCCGAAGGCGCCGATACGCTGATCGCCGCCGGGGCAGGCGAAGCCGATGCACCGCTTGACAGCAACAGCGATGTCGATGTCTTCCACCATGATAGCGCCAGTGACATGATGGGCAGCTCTGCTCTGGGCGCAAGCGGCCCGGGGGGCAGCGGTGAGGGTGCGGACTGGGAGAATATGCTGGCTGACAGCATGACGCTGCAGGACCATTTGCGCGAGCAGATGGGCGCACAGGTTGAGGGCGAGGATATGCTGATCGCCGATCTGATCATCGGTCATGTCGATGACAGTGGCTATCTGCGTGCCGACGCACTGGCGCTGGCGCAACAGCTGGGGACGTCGGTTGACCGGGTCGAAGCGGTGATTGCCCGGGTGCAGCAATGCGACCCCAGTGGCGTTGGTGCAAGGTCGCTGAGCGAGTGCATGGCGATACAGGCGCGCGAGGCTGATCGCTATGACCCGGCCATGGCACGGCTGATCGACAATCTCGACCTGGTGGCACGGCGCGATATTGCCCGGCTGAAGCGCATTTGCCGTGTCGATGAGGACGATGTGATCGATATGATTGCCGAGCTGCGTGATTATCAGCCACGTCCCGGTGCCGCCTTTGCCGGTGCTGCCGCAGCACCGGTCGTTCCCGATGTCTTTGTCCGGGCCAGGGCCGGCGCCACTGGCTGGCATATCGAGATGAACCCCGCGACGCTGCCGCGGCTGTTGATCAACCGGCGTTATCATGCCGAGCTCAGCGAAGGGATACAGGACAAGGCGAGCAAGGCCTGGCTCAATGAATGTCTCAATGATGCCAGCTGGCTTATCCGCACGCTCGATCAGCGTCAGCGCACCATCACCAAGGTGGCGACCGAAATCGTCAAGCGGCAGGAAGGGTTTTTTCATGAAGGCGTGGCCCAGCTCAAGCCGCTGACGCTGCGCCAGATTGCCGATGCCATCGAGATGCATGAATCGACCATCAGCCGCGTGACCAGCAACAAATATCTCAATTGCGACCGTGGCACTTTCGAGCTCAAATATTTCTTCACCACCGCGATCCAGTCCGCCGATGGCGGCGAGGCGGTGTCGTCCTCTGCGGTCAAGGACGCGCTGAAGACGCTGATTGACAATGAGGATCCGAAAAAGATCCTTTCCGATGACAAGCTTGTCGCGATGCTCAAGGAGCAGGGCTATGATATTGCCCGCCGCACCGTGGCGAAATATCGCGAGGCGATGCACCTTGGTTCATCGGTCCAACGGCGGCGCGAAAAGGCGATGCTGGCGAAATAG
- a CDS encoding RsmB/NOP family class I SAM-dependent RNA methyltransferase → MNDIAGLATRRAALVMLDAVLRRSDALDMVEARACRHLALPEDKAMARAIAAETLRHLVDCDALIDARTRNRLADDAKVRTVLRMMLAQALVLKTPAHAVLATGLPLLDGGPRRLAHGVFGAIMRAGDALPAIPTLPDAVASRWHAHWGETMVQAARAGLVRNPPVDITLRGGLKHSPSPNLPEGTALMPDHVRLSESGSVVDMPGYDTGAWWVQNLSAALAVRLLGRGDGRTAYDLCAAPGGKTMQLGASGWQVTAIDVSEKRNRRLQDNLARTRLTATIITDDLLRWAPDNRADAVLLDAPCSATGIFRRHPDVLHRIGPRDIADRADLQARLLERAAQWVRPGGMLLYAVCSLEPEEGEQQMAAFLEAHGDFATNPIRPDELPVGLHPDENGHLRILPQHLADQGGMDGFFIARLLRRP, encoded by the coding sequence ATGAACGATATTGCCGGATTAGCCACGCGCCGCGCCGCGCTTGTCATGCTCGACGCGGTGCTGCGCCGCAGTGATGCACTCGACATGGTTGAGGCCCGTGCCTGCCGTCATCTCGCGCTGCCCGAGGACAAGGCGATGGCCCGTGCCATAGCAGCGGAGACCCTGCGTCATCTGGTCGATTGCGATGCGCTGATCGATGCACGCACCCGTAACCGTCTCGCCGATGATGCCAAGGTACGCACGGTGTTGCGGATGATGCTGGCGCAGGCGTTGGTGCTGAAAACCCCTGCCCATGCGGTGCTGGCCACCGGCCTGCCGCTGCTGGACGGCGGACCGAGACGGCTGGCGCATGGGGTGTTCGGGGCAATTATGCGCGCGGGTGATGCGCTGCCGGCGATACCCACATTGCCGGATGCCGTGGCCAGCCGCTGGCATGCGCATTGGGGCGAGACCATGGTGCAGGCCGCGCGCGCCGGACTGGTGCGCAATCCGCCGGTCGATATCACCCTGCGTGGTGGTTTGAAGCATAGCCCTTCGCCAAACCTGCCCGAAGGGACGGCGTTGATGCCCGACCATGTCCGTCTCAGCGAATCCGGCTCGGTCGTGGACATGCCGGGCTATGACACAGGCGCATGGTGGGTGCAGAATCTGTCGGCGGCGCTGGCGGTGCGGCTGCTGGGCCGGGGTGATGGGCGCACTGCCTATGATCTGTGCGCCGCGCCGGGTGGCAAGACGATGCAGCTCGGCGCCTCGGGCTGGCAGGTGACTGCGATCGATGTCTCGGAAAAGCGTAACCGGCGGCTGCAGGACAATCTTGCGCGCACCCGGCTGACCGCCACGATCATTACCGATGACCTGCTGCGCTGGGCACCGGACAACCGAGCCGATGCAGTGCTGCTCGATGCGCCATGCAGCGCGACCGGCATTTTCCGCCGCCACCCCGATGTGCTGCACCGTATCGGGCCGCGCGATATTGCTGACCGCGCCGACTTGCAGGCACGTCTGCTCGAACGCGCGGCCCAATGGGTGCGGCCCGGCGGCATGCTGCTTTACGCGGTCTGTTCGCTCGAACCCGAGGAAGGCGAGCAGCAAATGGCAGCGTTCCTCGAAGCGCATGGCGATTTCGCCACTAATCCGATCCGGCCCGATGAACTGCCTGTCGGCCTGCACCCTGATGAGAATGGCCATCTGCGCATCCTGCCGCAGCATCTCGCCGATCAGGGCGGTATGGACGGCTTTTTTATCGCCCGGCTGCTGCGGCGGCCCTAA
- the htpX gene encoding zinc metalloprotease HtpX, translating into MNQMKTLMLLAGLTALFMALGYTLGGAGGAVIALLVAAGMNLFTFWNADKIVLRMHNAIEVDAQSHPDFYNMVARLARNADLPMPKVYLMDTPHPNAFATGRNPENAAVAATTGLLSMLDRDEVEGVMAHELAHVKNRDTLIMTMVATIAGAISMLANFGIFFRDRNAGIAGLAAVLIAPFAAMIVQMAISRTREFGADKGGAEISGKPMALASALAKISGQAERIPNPVSERNPAAAQLYIVPAGVRSLFSTHPDTGDRIAALQDIAMEMGQGSQGHGAGVSGGSAFADEVVSRSARGRRGASVPRSGGRGSRTSALDPTRRD; encoded by the coding sequence ATGAACCAAATGAAGACTCTTATGCTCCTGGCCGGATTGACGGCCCTGTTCATGGCGCTGGGCTATACGCTGGGCGGTGCGGGCGGTGCGGTCATCGCACTGCTGGTGGCGGCCGGCATGAACCTGTTCACCTTCTGGAATGCCGACAAGATCGTTCTCAGGATGCACAATGCGATTGAGGTCGATGCCCAGAGCCATCCCGATTTCTATAATATGGTCGCGCGGCTGGCGCGCAATGCCGATTTGCCGATGCCAAAGGTCTATCTGATGGACACGCCGCATCCCAATGCCTTTGCTACCGGGCGCAATCCGGAAAATGCTGCCGTGGCCGCGACCACCGGTCTGCTCTCCATGCTCGATCGCGACGAGGTCGAGGGGGTTATGGCGCATGAACTGGCGCATGTGAAGAACCGCGATACGCTGATCATGACGATGGTTGCGACCATTGCCGGGGCGATCTCGATGCTCGCCAATTTCGGTATTTTCTTCCGCGACCGCAATGCCGGTATCGCCGGGCTGGCCGCGGTGCTGATCGCGCCGTTCGCGGCGATGATCGTGCAGATGGCGATCAGCCGTACCCGCGAATTCGGTGCGGATAAAGGCGGCGCAGAGATTAGCGGCAAGCCGATGGCGCTGGCCTCGGCGCTGGCGAAAATCTCGGGACAGGCCGAGCGCATCCCCAACCCGGTGAGCGAACGCAACCCGGCGGCGGCGCAGCTCTATATCGTGCCCGCCGGTGTGCGCAGCCTGTTCTCCACCCATCCCGATACCGGCGATCGCATTGCCGCGCTGCAGGATATCGCCATGGAAATGGGACAGGGATCGCAGGGTCATGGTGCCGGGGTCAGCGGCGGTAGCGCCTTTGCCGATGAGGTAGTCAGCCGGTCGGCGCGCGGTCGGCGCGGCGCGAGCGTGCCGCGTTCCGGAGGGCGAGGCTCGCGCACCAGCGCGCTCGACCCGACGCGCCGCGATTGA
- a CDS encoding DUF1674 domain-containing protein — MANEARQNGLAQHVAPARKRPAHVTAPAHWKADPAPRPEPITEEDEKRRANGPTRYGDWESNGIAIDF, encoded by the coding sequence ATGGCCAATGAAGCGAGACAGAACGGACTGGCCCAGCATGTTGCGCCCGCCCGCAAGCGCCCGGCACATGTTACCGCTCCGGCGCACTGGAAAGCGGACCCTGCACCCCGGCCCGAACCGATCACCGAAGAAGACGAGAAGCGCCGCGCCAATGGTCCGACCCGCTATGGCGACTGGGAATCGAACGGTATTGCCATCGATTTCTGA
- the lptB gene encoding LPS export ABC transporter ATP-binding protein, protein MVDGAHPALHPDALENGLAVVSIAKSYDRRAVLTDISLSVAKGEVVGLLGPNGAGKTTCFYSIMGLVRPDSGRIVLDGENITDLPMYRRAVLGLGYLPQETSIFRSLTVEQNIMAVLEMAEPDKAAREAELEKLLDEFGLTKLRDSGAMALSGGERRRCEIARALAANPSIMLLDEPFAGIDPISIADIRDLVLQLKDRGIGVLITDHNVRETLDIVDRACIIYDGQVLFSGTPEDLVSDVNVRRLYLGEGFAL, encoded by the coding sequence ATGGTTGATGGCGCGCATCCGGCATTGCATCCCGACGCGCTGGAAAATGGCCTTGCGGTTGTTTCGATCGCCAAAAGCTATGATCGCCGTGCCGTGCTTACGGACATTTCGCTGTCGGTGGCCAAGGGCGAGGTGGTCGGTCTGCTTGGCCCCAATGGTGCGGGTAAGACCACCTGCTTCTATTCGATCATGGGGCTGGTGCGTCCGGACTCGGGCCGTATCGTGCTTGATGGCGAGAATATCACCGACCTGCCCATGTATCGCCGTGCGGTGCTGGGTCTGGGTTATCTGCCACAGGAAACATCGATCTTCCGCAGCCTGACGGTCGAGCAGAACATCATGGCGGTGCTGGAAATGGCCGAGCCCGACAAGGCGGCGCGCGAGGCCGAACTGGAAAAGCTGCTCGATGAATTCGGCCTGACCAAATTGCGCGATTCCGGCGCGATGGCGCTGTCGGGTGGTGAGCGGCGGCGTTGCGAGATTGCCCGGGCACTGGCGGCCAATCCCTCGATCATGCTGCTCGACGAGCCCTTTGCCGGCATCGACCCGATTTCCATCGCCGATATTCGCGACTTGGTGCTGCAGTTGAAGGATCGTGGCATCGGGGTGTTGATTACCGACCATAATGTGCGCGAAACGCTGGATATCGTCGACCGCGCCTGCATCATCTATGATGGCCAGGTGCTGTTTTCGGGCACCCCGGAAGACCTCGTCAGTGATGTCAATGTGCGCCGGCTCTATCTGGGCGAGGGGTTTGCGTTGTAA